CAACTAAGAGGTGAAGAGGAGAAGCAATTCTCCTCTTTCCCCTTGATTAACTTGCCAAATAACCAGTGGAAAGGCCGGAAAGGTATCCACGGAAAGAGCATAGGAGGAAAACGAATGAACAAGAAAATTGTTCGCGATGTAGAAGTTGCAGGAAAGCGTGTATTCGTTCGCGTAGATTTTAACGTTCCCCTCGAAAACGGTCAAATTACTGATGATACTCGAATCAGGGAAACCCTTCCTACAGTGAAATACTTAATTGAGCAAGGCGCTAGAGTCATCCTGGCCAGTCACTTGGGACGTCCTAAAGGACAAGTGGTGGAAGAAATGAGACTGACTCCAGTAGCTAAGCGTTTGTCCGAACTGCTTGGTAAACCGGTGGTGAAAGCGGATGTTGCCATTGGTGCGGAAGCAAAAGAAAAAGCCGAGCAGTTGAAAAACGGCGAGGTTCTTCTTCTTGAGAATGTTCGTTTCTACCCGGGTGAAGAGAAGAACGATCCTGAACTGGCTAAAGCTTTCGCAGAGCTGGCCGAGTTGTACGTGAACGACGCATTTGGTGCTGCTCACCGTGCCCATGCTTCTACAGAAGGTATCGCTCATCACCTTCCAGCCGTATCCGGTCTTCTTATGGAAAAAGAGCTCGATGTGCTGGGCAAAGCTCTTACCAATCCGGAAAGACCTTTCACAGCCATCATTGGCGGAGCAAAAGTAAAAGATAAAATTGATGTTATTAATAACTTGCTGAATCTGGCAGACAACATCATTATCGGTGGAGGCCTGGCATATACATTCTTGAAAGCTCAAGGAAATGAAGTCGGTAAATCCCTTGTAGATAATGAAAAAATTGATTTAGCCCTTGGTTTTATTAACAAGGCTAAGGAAAAAGGCGTAAATTTCTTATTGCCTAAAGATATTATAGTTGCGGATGATTTCAGTAATACGGCCAACACCAAAGTTGTGGCGGTAAACCAAATTCCGGCTGACTGGGAAGGCCTCGATATCGGACCTGAAACCTGTAAACTGTATGCGGAAACCATTAAGAACTCCAAGCTGGTTGTATGGAATGGGCCAATGGGTGTGTTTGAAATGGATCTGTTTGCAGAAGGTACGAAAGCAGTTGCCCAGGCTTGTGCCGAGACAGAAGCTTATACCATTATCGGTGGGGGCGATTCTGCAGCCGCGGTTGAGAAATTTAAAATGGCGGACAAAATGGATCACATCTCCACAGGTGGAGGGGCTTCCCTGGAATTCATGGAAGGCAAAGCCCTGCCGGGTGTTGTGGCCCTTCAAGATAAATAAAACCAGAGAGGAGTGGCGAGCATGAGAAAGCCAATTATTGCAGGGAACTGGAAAATGTTCAAAACCGTCTCTGAAGCGGTGGAATTTGCAAACGCAGTGAAAGGGAAAGCAGAAATGAACGGAGTGGACAGCGTGGTATGTGCCCCTTTCACTAACCTTCCGGCGCTAGTGGAAACGTTCAAGGGAACCTCTATTAAAGTCGGTGCACAAAATATGCATTTTGAAGACAATGGAGCTTATACCGGAGAAATCAGCGGTATCATGCTGAAAGATCTCGGGGTAGAATATGTGATTATCGGAC
This Paenibacillus larvae subsp. larvae DNA region includes the following protein-coding sequences:
- a CDS encoding phosphoglycerate kinase, producing MNKKIVRDVEVAGKRVFVRVDFNVPLENGQITDDTRIRETLPTVKYLIEQGARVILASHLGRPKGQVVEEMRLTPVAKRLSELLGKPVVKADVAIGAEAKEKAEQLKNGEVLLLENVRFYPGEEKNDPELAKAFAELAELYVNDAFGAAHRAHASTEGIAHHLPAVSGLLMEKELDVLGKALTNPERPFTAIIGGAKVKDKIDVINNLLNLADNIIIGGGLAYTFLKAQGNEVGKSLVDNEKIDLALGFINKAKEKGVNFLLPKDIIVADDFSNTANTKVVAVNQIPADWEGLDIGPETCKLYAETIKNSKLVVWNGPMGVFEMDLFAEGTKAVAQACAETEAYTIIGGGDSAAAVEKFKMADKMDHISTGGGASLEFMEGKALPGVVALQDK